The window aaatatctagaCATTTTCCCACTTATAAATAAGAACGTTAGCctcttcaaaatcttgaaaaaAAACCTTATCTTTCTATACTCAGTACCTTAGCCGTTATCTCTATAGCAACTCAACAATGGCTTCTTCAGTTtcttctcttcaatttctctttGTCACCCCACAAACCCTTTCTTCTCTAAAACCCCACAATTCCACTTcaacttcattttctttcttttcgttACCATCAAAGAATCTTTCTTTATCTTCTTCAACAAcaccaccttcttcttcttcttcttcttcttttaagCCTTTTGAGTCATCTTCTAGGTTTGTATGTAACGTGGCGTTGTCTGAATTTGACCAACTGGAAGACGATGTTGAAGAAGTGGAGCAACCTAATTTCTCACCAGACCTTAAACTGTTTGTTGGTAATTTGCCATTCAGTGTTGACAGTGCTGCTCTTGCTGGTCTTTTTGAACGTGCTGGAAATGTCGAAATGGTTGAGGTAAATTTAGCTGACTACTTTGTgggtttcaatttgtttgtctttcttttcttttttgataacTCTTTAATTCTAACTTCTTTACACGGGACATGTTTGAGACCACAAATATTAAAGGGTGTTTTGGTACATTTTAAGACAACAAGATTAAAagtttttctttaatttcttaaATTTCTTGCCAAGTCAAgatagacaaacaaattgaaacggagggagttatatttccatattttctgTAATTTAGCTAACTTGGGGAACATTAGTTTTGCGGCTTGATGTTAAAACATATAATTAAGTAAGTAAAAGTGTGACCTGTCATAGCAGATATGAGTTCATGGTGCAAGTTTAGGATAAGGTATTTCCATGTAATTGGCCTAAGATAAAAGAATTAGGCACATGAGGGAGCATGTTGTTAAAACACacttaattaaataattaagtgTCTTTGTTATAACAGTTTAAGCCTTTAGCTGAGTTGGTTTACTCAATTTAACACTTAGAAAGAGTAGTAAGCTTTGATTTGAAGGGGAGTGCCTTTTAGAAATTTCTTTGACGTGTTGTGTTGTCCATGCTTGGATGTTATTAATGGGAAATGAGATATTTTAAGGTTCTTAATGTATAATTAACTGTATCCTCAAATGTAACGCAAGGGTTATCTGGGAGGATAATGAAGTACTGAAGTTGTTACAATTGTGCAGGTTATATATGACAAGCTTACAGGAAGAAGCAGAGGGTTTGGTTTTGTGACAATGTCTAGTAAAGCTGAAGTGGAAGCTGCTGAACAACAATTCAATGGATATGTAAAGTCTTTGCCCTTTTTGCTTGCATCCATTATATCTTCAGGCTCACTTATATTACAATGTCTGTCTAATGTTTCCATGGTCTTGGCTATCTTGAAGGGTGATAAAACAAGCTTTAATTTTTACTTTTGTGGTGATAAGTGAATACAACTTGCAATACTAATTAGCTGATGAAAAAACTTTGGGTTAATAACACTTGGTTTCTTAGTTATTTGTAAATTTTGATTTAATACATGTGATGTCTTactaagcacatttaaccttcaaGTACTTGAAATGTGCACTTTTGATCCCTTTGCTTGTACAACTATATATTTAATTACCTATGTATTATGTTAAAGTTGTTTTGTTACTCCATATTTGAGGGTAATGTATTTCAACAATAGGCTAAATATAAGATATTTCTACAAAGGGACTGAAATCACACATTTTAATTACTTGAAGGTTAAATGTGTTGAGTCATATATCACAAGGaccaagattagaatttaccGAAAACTGAGGGACCAAAATACTATTATCCCAAAAACTTTCTAGTTTCACTTTCAATTTGTCATTTGTGTAATCTAAAAATCTTGTCTTTCCAAAGAAGTGCTTGGACATGCATCCCTTTCAACCATTTGTTTTAGATTTCTAAGCAAATGTTTCTGATGTAACTTTGCAGGAAATCGACGGGAGGGCATTGAGGGTGAACTGTGGGCCACCGCCAGAGAAAAGGGAGAATTCTTTTGGAGGTGGACGAGGTGGAAGAAGTGAGAATTCTTCTTTTGGAGGTGCACGGGGTGGTGGGAGAAGTTTTGATAGCTCCAACAGAGTCTATGTAGGAAACCTTTCATGGGGTGTCGATGATCTCGCACTAAAAGAATTGTTCAGTGAGCAAGGCCAAGTTGTGGATGCCAAAGTAGTCTATGACAGAGATAGTGGTAGATCAAGGGGCTTTGGATTTGTAACATACAGTTCCGCTAAAGAGGTCAACAATGCAATCGATAGCTTGAATGGCGTTGTAAGTATATTCTTACCAAGCCTGATTACATATCTTAATTTGTGGGTTGATATACACATGCCTGTTCTGAGTATTTGTCGATACTAGTTGTTAGTGTCCGTTAGGTATCCGAAAAGAAGGTGTATGAATTTGTCCACAGCTGCAGTTTTTTGCATCTTTCCTCCCATATCTGTTGGACTAGTTGATTTATATTTGATTTCCTCATCAGGCTGTTCTGATACTAATACTATGCATCTGTGTGATATTGTGGTGCAGGACCTTGATGGCAGGTCCATACGCGTAAGCGCTGCTGAAGAGCGTCCACCCAGGCGTCAATTTTGAATGTGTTAAAACTACATCTTTTTGACTGGGTATAAAAGCTTGAGGTAAACAACTAACACGTCCTGGTTTCAAATTTCTGCATAGTCTTTTCCAAGGCATAGCTGAGAACGCATCGACATCTATTTTTAAACTCGAATGGATTAGTAACCTCTGACGAAATTGTCCACTCACAACCTTCACTCCAACAAGAGTTTTTTTGATAATGGTActatgaaattgaagaaaaaggaggATGAAAGTTGAAAAAGCTCAAAATACCATATGCACGTTGTCTTTCCCCTCTTAATCCCATGTCCATTTACTTGGTTCTTTTTAGGTTCAACATTCCTACGGAGTGTGTTTTTGTTCTTACGAATGTATAATCTACATGGCAGGGCCTGGAAATGATTAAAATCGCGGTAAAGCTCATCAACTGTTTGCACCTTCAACACCTGCTACTTTTACACCAAAGTTGGTACAAAATTTTGGTATCTGCATCTAGACTAATGAGAGTATTCACAAGTATATTTTCTTTTACAAGTGTATGTTCTAAAATTGCCTCGGGAAAAGATTCTGACCTGTAATTTATATCCATTAGCTGATAATGGACTAGACGATGACATGTTAGATCACTCTTTGGGATGTATCTTGGTGTGAACCATTCTTACTGCACAAACTTAGAGTCCTCCAAACTTGATTTGTTGGACTAAGGAGTTTGATTATCATAATGGAACAATCAATCCCAATATAAAATCCCACATGACATAGTACAATGTTTGGTTGGCCGTATAAGAAAAAAATAATCACTATATAACCAATATAGGGTTTGTGGTATTAAATAAAACTAATATTAGATTATGCGGGATAAAATGTGGAATAAGAATGTGTATTAGCAAATGTAGAGATTAAACTATTTAAAGACAAAAATGCCCTTTTAAAGTAAAATTCATGTATACCAATTCCTTCACAGTTCCTGCTCTATAATTCCTGCGTGTGTTCATAACTAGTAAGTGAATCAAACCACTGCGAGGTCTGAATGTCACCTCAGGGTGAGGCCTCGAACTAAATTTTAGTCAAACAGCGGAAATAACTGTGATAGAGGAGAGAGTTTTTCATGCTTGCTAGCTCAAATTGCAagtaatgtgtgtgtgtgtgtacatacaTTGGCTAACAAATTGCTTGTATCTGCCATGCCTCTCACTAGAGCCTGGAAATTGTTGAAAGAGTGACTCTCAGCTAGCTCAAAACCTTTTTGATTGTGAAAAATCAGAATTCAGAAGGCATTGAGAGTTGACAATGGTTTATGCTCTTTGCTCCATTCAAAAGCTTACGTCCAAATTAATGAGCATTGACTTGGAGTATGCGCGATGGCCTATATACAATCTGTCGCTTGGCGCGAATTTTCTCCTTTCATCAAGAAGAAATCATCTTATCGAACTCTCTTGCCAAAATGTCCTCACAAGGACGCTACTAAATGTGTCCTACACGAACCAATAAGTACAGGCAATGTCTAAACTTACTAGAATCTGACTTGTTCATAAAAGCATTGCTGGGTACGTGTAGAATGTAGATATTCTCTACACGACAACAAAACCCAATGACATAGCGTCTAAAGTGGAAGTGATATCTAATCTCCACGTGCTTTGTACTCTAATAGTTCATTCACCACCCTGCAACTATATAACCTGTTTTACTGCTTTTCTGGAAACCATATACTCTGTCTCATAGAGAAGCAATTGTATGCTGCATTCCAATTTATAGCACATAGCCAGAAAGAGCAAACAAATATATAGAATTCACACATCCTATAACAAAAACACTCAATCTTGTCTTTGTCAAATGTCGGACCAATACCCATGTAGATGAAAACTTTCCGAGAATTACTGAACTGCTTTTTTTATTGTACTTGCACCTTGAGTTCTGTTTTTCTAAGTTTTTCCTAAAAGTCAAAGAAATCCACCCCTTTAAGTACCTCAAAATTTCACTGTCTACCACTGTTCTTTGCTTAAACATGCCTATTATCTACTCACTACGTTAACAAATTGTAAAGCACTAGAACGAGTGCAAACCATAGCATACATAGAAAACAAAGTAAACTACGTACAGCTTCAACTAGAGTCTCCATTCTTGTGATTTTTGTGCTCATTAACATGTGGAGGTTGTAGCTTCAAGGGCTTTACTGAATTCAAGTCACACTCAGATTTTCTTCCACAAAACACGTTCCACTTTTTCTTCGTTTTTACCACCTTCTTAAACTCCTGTTTCATgttgttgcactctttttctaGCTCTGCAACACGCTCCCTCATGTCATTGATACTTGATCCTCTGCCATTTCCAGTGTTTGTTTCACGGTTGCCTCCACGGAGAGAAGTTTGGGAGTTGTCAAGATTATCAGAGACGAAGAACCATCCTGATATTGATGTACGTAGCCGAAGTTGTTCAAAGAACAAGACTTGAACTATGACCCTAAGAGGTAGCCTTTCGTTTTGAGCAGCGTGTGTGCAAGCTTCTAACGAGAGCTTTTGGCAATTCATCAGTCTGCAGATTTGCTCTCTTTCTGAGTCTGTGAGCCAAGGATGTGCCTAAAATTGAAATGTGTAAGAAAGTGTACATAAGTAAAGAAGAGATAAAGTTCAACACACCGACAGTacaaaaatatttacataatatcAGAACATTGCAAATAATACATGTAAATCTCAACAATAAACATTAGTGGGTAATCTGGTAAAAATGGTAACTAAACTACTATCATAGATTAAACTACACTATAGtgtaaaagaaagaaaagttgACTTGGGAAAAAGAGGTACAGAAATGAATGTTGCCAATTCAAGTTCCTACTTTACCATAACTGTGTACTAGCCAGGGGCGAAAGTAGCCTTTTGGCTACTGGTTCATACATAACTTTTGACATGtagtatagatatatatgtaaaaaCATACTAAAATCTCAATGAATTCAACGCTGAAAATCTTAAAAGTTGAACTCCTTAAATTAAAATTCTGAATCCGCCTCTGATTCTAGCTGTTTAGTCAGTATTTTGACTCACAGAGATTTTCAATTTTTCATAGTAACTTCGATGAGTTTCTATCACATGTTTAGAGACTAATTAAGATGGTCATCTTCATTTTATTTCTTTGCTGCTAACATGAAATTCTGATTTCAAAAGAATCATTTTCAACCCCGATAGCAAGACGCAGTGAAAGTAAGAAGGATCACGTATCAGTTAATGGAAAATATACCTTCAAATATATATCGATTGCACGATAGATACCATCAGAAAGTGGCCTTGCAAAATCTGGGATTGTGGCAGCAAGAGACTGAAATTTCGGGAACTTGAAATTAACATCGGGCGCCACCTCAGAAAGATATGAATCCACCAGATTCGCCACCCTTGTTAATGAAGTCAAGGAATGTGAACCTTCCATCGATTGGTTTTCTTCCATAATACATGGAGAAGGTGCAGAAGAAGCCTGGTCTATTGATATAAAATGGTCCAGAATTCTCTGAAAACAGTCTATGTCATATAAAGTCTCTACTGAATATCCCATATTTGGTATTAGCAAGTCATCTAGTGCAGATTGATCTAACTGCAATCCCACTCTTCTCTCCAAGTTTTCCCTGCAGGATGGACTCGCCTGTAACATCATAGCGGAACGGAGCAGCCTAAGAAGAAACCTGTAACGAGAcataatataattaagtaattaaaagTGTGCTCTCTATAACAACTTAAGCTTCTAAACAAGATATTTCACACAACTCAAGATGGTACCAGTGCAGGCCAAAGGTCCTAGGGAtatgtttggtatgaaggaaaatgttttcctagacaatgttttatttttggaaaataagtgattttaCTTACTTTCTGGTGTTTGGTAACTATAACTAGTAAGTAAGCAAAAATAGATTCTCCCAAGAACATTTAAATACTatagggtggggtggggtggaacccggggggggggggatgaTCAAGGGGTAGCTGGGGGGGTAAGGGTTGGGGGCCTGGGTAGGAAAGAGACAATGAACTTAGAATgccacttgtggaacttgtttttCATATTCCTCATTTTCCTAATTCTTgaagaacttgttttcctagagaaaaatattttccaaaacattttgaccaaccaaatatggaaaaattggaaaacatttactCTATACAAAACACACCCCGAATTTTAAATCTCACCGCCACCCAAAAAGGAAAAAGTGTTAAGACATACAATTTGATTAAGTAATTAAAAGTGTGATCTCTCTGACAGTTTAATAACCTGGTTTCTGTTACTCCTTTCTGATTTGGTAGTAACTCCATTATCTCCTCTAAAAGTGCCTTTTGGTCTGCCTCCGATGGAGTGGAAATTGTTGATCCTGATTTATTGTGGCTAGTAGCATCCTTGAAACTTGCTTGTCTATTCATCAAGGGAATATATTtcttggcataaaacacaagggCACCCGCTACATTTTCCGGCCTCATTCCTCCGGCTTCAACCGCCTGAATCAACCGTTTGTACAAAGGTAAGCTAAGGAACGACACATCTTCATACCACCAATCATCGGTCACGGGCTGTGTATTCGATCCGGTGCATATACCATTCCACACATCCGCGCCTGTGGTAGCCTCGTGACCGTTTTCGGACACAGGCCAGTTAAATAACTTTGTATCAGTACAAGCTTTCATTGCTAAGGAGTTTATGCATCTAGACACAATATGAAGCTCTTCAGCATGTGGTAAAACTTCTTCACATGTTTCCAGAGCTTTTATGGTATCTGTCCAATTGCCGAAAACATCGTTAAGAAAGGCTTCTGTTTGTGCAATCAGATTTCCATCACCATATTCATCTGTCATTTGCAGATACTCCGATGCACACCGAAGACTCACTATATTTAAAGGAGTTAGTTCTATTTTGACACCGTAACAGAATTTGGCTACTAGCTCAAATGCTTTAGCACCACCCGGTATGTCACTGAGCTGCAGGACGCAAACTGATGTGTCGTCGTTGCATGATTCTTTAATTAGCTTTGCTAGTAGTCCACTTCTTGATATCAGTGGAAACTGCAAGATAATATGCAAACAAGATAATGCACGAACACTACATTTGAATAAAGAATGATTGATAAGAAAAAAGAGGTGTACCTTGTGTAGATAAAAGGACATTTCTCCCATTTCAATTGTAACATCACTAGGAAGGCCTGATGTGCAATGCCTGAAGAGAGTTCATGCATAAGGTTCATGATTCAAGAAAACATTTCTAATTTTGCTACTTCAGACGCAAAAATGAATCGATATTTATAGTTTGGATTGTTTTACCTCTACAAATTCAAGAAACCAAATGGTCCACATATGAAAATTTGTTTCCTGTCATTAATACGTTTCTTACCTAATCTACCGCAAAAATAATAAGACCAGAAGAGTCAAATTCTAACTAAACTCCTGTTCGTGAACAGAGAGATTATTAGCATATGCTTAATTAGGCTTAATTTTCCCTTCAAATTTGACGCAAATGTGGTGTGTTTCACAGGGACTGATACAACATAGCTACTATACTGGCCAATATTGTTCTTATATCACTGTAACAATTATCGTTAATTTTACAGTAGCCACTCCAAAAATACACATTGGAAACTCGAGCACAAAAAAAGTAGATAGAGTCCATAATATAAGATAAGCAATGATAATTCAATTGTTGTGGAAGAAGGTGCAAAATTTAAGCCCATTAACATTAACAAAAACGCTATAGATAAGAAAACCAAACCACCAAGGATTATGATGAGATAAATACGATCCCTCCACCCTTGATCACAGGCCTCGTGTTCAAGCTCCAAGAATGGAGTAATAGGGAGCACTTTTTCCTTTAACGGGCTTTATGCAGCACGAATCCGAATTAATCAGGGCCTCAAAGCAGATACCTAACATCGGGTGAAAAAAGAAAGGCTGAAAAGGGGCTTACCAAGCTTGGCCTTCACGACGGAAGGCCTCGGATTTGGAGCCAAGTTTCACAAATGCCATGTATCCAAATGGAAAATGCAATAAGTTGTTTTCCAGAcaatattttcttttttcttatacTGGGTTGATCCTCTCTGCTGCAAATTTACACAAAAATGAAGTGTCCTCTCGCAGGAAATGAAGATAAACACACGACATAATTAGAAGAAAGGTTGTAAATCATTATAATCTAGGATTTGGGCAAAGGGTATTTGAGAAaattattatatgtgtatatatacgtTAATTTATTATAAGAATTTTTTGTTATGTGTATTAATAATATTAATTCGGATTAGAAGTAGTTAGTGCAGCCACACTCAACGCTATATGATATTAGATCCGTTTCTGCAGGTAGCAGAAACATTTTGCTTGGAGCTGAGAGAGAGTATTGTGTACCGAGTCTATGGCAATAGTGAAGAAGAGTGAAAATCGGATCTTGTGTTTTTGGCAGTTAAAAAAAAGTAATTAAGTAAATACACGAGGAAACAAAGAAATTTATAACATCTATTTTATACACATAAATAATAATTTTGACCAtctatatatatagtgtaattttctAAAGGAGGTCTGAATGAACCCCTTGCGCCCTCTGGCTCCGCGAATCACACTTTCTTTCAACTTGCAAGCAAAAACTACTACAAGATTATAAAATTTAGTAGAAGCTGGAACAATGTTTGGTttttgaaattgaaaaaaaaatgagtattttgaaattgaattaaaaaagaaaaagaaaaaaaagaaagagagagagagagagtagtaTTTGGTTCCTTCAAAGAAATACTCTCGTTTATTTAATGCTTGAGTTAGTAGCCAGTACTGAAAATGATATACGTAACATAATTAATTAGTCGTGCGTGTTAATTAATGTCAATTAAAAATATTTCCATGATCCCAAAATAGTTGGTAAATAAAAGACAATGTCAAGAAGTGAAACCGGTATAATCCTTAATATTTGAGCTCATGTGGATCTCCTTTTTAGCCTAAAACTAGATGCTACATGCATTTACAATTCATTAGCTCACCAATGTAAAATTTTACTTGCTAAATTAATTAAGGAGAAAGCtgtcattttccttttaaaagcTAAATAGTATGAGTTTTATGGTTTTGGCCATAGGCCAAATGAACTAAAAGTttaaagaagaaagtagaaaatgaactAAAAGCttaaagaagaaagtagaaaatgaactAAAAGCttaaagaagaaagtagaaaatgaactAAAAGCTTAAAGAAGAAAGTAGATACATGTCCATTTGATCTAATTTGGGGTGAGTTTCACTTGGGCTTCTACATTATTGATGAAGGAATTTTTTTACTGGTTGTAGCTTCTCTTAAAACATATTTATTAATAATAACTACCCTTTAATTTAATTATAACTAGTAactaaaatactttttaaatttacCACACATAGATATACTAGTAACTTCTAGTTACTAGTCCAAATACACACGTAAAACACTCCCCATATCCCACGTTTAacggttaattaattaaatttgtcAGATTCTCTCTCCAGCAACTTtaatcctttccttttttttctccACTACCTTCCTTCACGTTTCATCATCTTCAAAGCATTGTTCCGAAAATTGGGGA is drawn from Lycium barbarum isolate Lr01 chromosome 8, ASM1917538v2, whole genome shotgun sequence and contains these coding sequences:
- the LOC132606889 gene encoding BTB/POZ domain-containing protein At5g03250-like isoform X1, which produces MAFVKLGSKSEAFRREGQAWHCTSGLPSDVTIEMGEMSFYLHKVHLFFLINHSLFKCSVRALSCLHIILQFPLISRSGLLAKLIKESCNDDTSVCVLQLSDIPGGAKAFELVAKFCYGVKIELTPLNIVSLRCASEYLQMTDEYGDGNLIAQTEAFLNDVFGNWTDTIKALETCEEVLPHAEELHIVSRCINSLAMKACTDTKLFNWPVSENGHEATTGADVWNGICTGSNTQPVTDDWWYEDVSFLSLPLYKRLIQAVEAGGMRPENVAGALVFYAKKYIPLMNRQASFKDATSHNKSGSTISTPSEADQKALLEEIMELLPNQKGVTETRFLLRLLRSAMMLQASPSCRENLERRVGLQLDQSALDDLLIPNMGYSVETLYDIDCFQRILDHFISIDQASSAPSPCIMEENQSMEGSHSLTSLTRVANLVDSYLSEVAPDVNFKFPKFQSLAATIPDFARPLSDGIYRAIDIYLKAHPWLTDSEREQICRLMNCQKLSLEACTHAAQNERLPLRVIVQVLFFEQLRLRTSISGWFFVSDNLDNSQTSLRGGNRETNTGNGRGSSINDMRERVAELEKECNNMKQEFKKVVKTKKKWNVFCGRKSECDLNSVKPLKLQPPHVNEHKNHKNGDSS
- the LOC132606889 gene encoding BTB/POZ domain-containing protein At5g03250-like isoform X2 gives rise to the protein MAFVKLGSKSEAFRREGQAWHCTSGLPSDVTIEMGEMSFYLHKFPLISRSGLLAKLIKESCNDDTSVCVLQLSDIPGGAKAFELVAKFCYGVKIELTPLNIVSLRCASEYLQMTDEYGDGNLIAQTEAFLNDVFGNWTDTIKALETCEEVLPHAEELHIVSRCINSLAMKACTDTKLFNWPVSENGHEATTGADVWNGICTGSNTQPVTDDWWYEDVSFLSLPLYKRLIQAVEAGGMRPENVAGALVFYAKKYIPLMNRQASFKDATSHNKSGSTISTPSEADQKALLEEIMELLPNQKGVTETRFLLRLLRSAMMLQASPSCRENLERRVGLQLDQSALDDLLIPNMGYSVETLYDIDCFQRILDHFISIDQASSAPSPCIMEENQSMEGSHSLTSLTRVANLVDSYLSEVAPDVNFKFPKFQSLAATIPDFARPLSDGIYRAIDIYLKAHPWLTDSEREQICRLMNCQKLSLEACTHAAQNERLPLRVIVQVLFFEQLRLRTSISGWFFVSDNLDNSQTSLRGGNRETNTGNGRGSSINDMRERVAELEKECNNMKQEFKKVVKTKKKWNVFCGRKSECDLNSVKPLKLQPPHVNEHKNHKNGDSS
- the LOC132606890 gene encoding 29 kDa ribonucleoprotein B, chloroplastic-like is translated as MASSVSSLQFLFVTPQTLSSLKPHNSTSTSFSFFSLPSKNLSLSSSTTPPSSSSSSSFKPFESSSRFVCNVALSEFDQLEDDVEEVEQPNFSPDLKLFVGNLPFSVDSAALAGLFERAGNVEMVEVIYDKLTGRSRGFGFVTMSSKAEVEAAEQQFNGYEIDGRALRVNCGPPPEKRENSFGGGRGGRSENSSFGGARGGGRSFDSSNRVYVGNLSWGVDDLALKELFSEQGQVVDAKVVYDRDSGRSRGFGFVTYSSAKEVNNAIDSLNGVDLDGRSIRVSAAEERPPRRQF